A window of the Brassica napus cultivar Da-Ae chromosome A2, Da-Ae, whole genome shotgun sequence genome harbors these coding sequences:
- the LOC106402206 gene encoding MLO-like protein 1, whose amino-acid sequence MGGHGEGVSLEFTPTWVVAGVCTIIVAISLAVERLLHHFGTVLKKKKQKPLFEALQKVKEELMLLGFISLFLTVTQGLISKICVREEVLMHMLPCSKQEAELSKHKNVTTTTTEHFQSLIPIVGTTRRLLAEHAAAEAGYCSLKDKTPLLSLEALHHLHIFIFVLAISHVTFCALTVVFGSTRIYQWKKWEDALADESFDPEAALVKKSVTHVHQHAFIKEHFLGIGKDSVFLGWTQSFFKQFYGSVTKADYVTLRLGFIMTHCKGNPKLNFHKYMMRALEDDFKHVVGISWYLWIFVVIFLLLNVNGWHTYFWIAFIPFILLLAVGTKLEHVISQLAHEVAEKHVAIEGELVVKPSDEHFWFSKPEFVLFLIHFILFQNAFEIAFFFWIWVTYGFDSCIMGQVRYIVPRLVIGVFIQVLCSYSTLPLYAIVSQMGSNYKKAIFEENVQVGLVGWAQKVKNKRASNGNEGSSNAGTTPSPPGAGAGFAGIQLSRLTRNNAGETTQNEITPAHVNNH is encoded by the exons ATGGGTGGTCATGGAGAAGGAGTGTCTCTTGAATTCACTCCGACGTGGGTCGTCGCCGGAGTTTGCACCATCATCGTCGCGATTTCTCTCGCCGTGGAGCGTTTGCTGCACCATTTCGGCACTGttctcaagaagaagaagcagaaacCTCTCTTCGAAGCTCTTCAAAAGGTTAAAGAag AGTTGATGCTGTTAGGGTTCATATCATTGTTTCTGACCGTAACGCAAGGACTAATCTCCAAGATCTGTGTGAGAGAGGAAGTGCTAATGCATATGCTTCCATGTTCAAAACAAGAAGCTGAGTTAAGTAAACACAAAAACGTGACGACGACAACAACAGAGCATTTTCAGTCTTTGATCCCTATTGTTGGGACCACTAGGCGTCTACTAGCTGAACATGCTGCGGCTGAAGCTGGTTACTGTAGCCTTAAG gataAAACACCGTTGCTTTCGCTTGAGGCGTTGCACCATCTACACATTTTCATCTTTGTACTCGCCATTTCCCATGTGACATTCTGTGCTCTTACTGTGGTTTTTGGAAGCACCAGG ATCTACCAATGGAAGAAGTGGGAGGATGCGCTTGCAGACGAGAGTTTTGACCCTGAAGCAG CTCTTGTGAAAAAAAGTGTCACTCATGTACACCAACATGCTTTTATTAAAGAGCATTTTCTCGGCATTGGTAAAGATTCAGTCTTCCTTGGATGGACG CAATCATTCTTCAAGCAATTCTATGGATCTGTGACAAAAGCTGATTACGTGACTCTGCGCCTTGGTTTCATTATG ACGCATTGCAAAGGAAACCCAAAGCTTAACTTCCACAAGTACATGATGAGAGCTCTTGAGGATGATTTCAAACATGTTGTTGGTATCAGCTGGTATCTTTGGATTTTCGTCGTCATCTTCTTGCTTCTTAATGTTAACG GATGGCACACATATTTCTGGATAGCATTCATTCCCTTCATT CTGCTTCTTGCTGTGGGAACAAAATTGGAGCATGTGATATCACAGTTAGCTCACGAGGTTGCAGAGAAACATGTAGCAATTGAAGGAGAGTTAGTGGTGAAACCATCAGATGAGCATTTCTGGTTCAGCAAACCTGAGTTTGTTCTCTTCTTGATTCATTTCATCCTCTTCCAGAATGCTTTCGAGATTGCCTTCTTCTTTTGGATTTGG GTTACCTACGGCTTTGATTCATGCATTATGGGACAAGTAAGATACATTGTTCCAAGATTGGTGATTGG AGTCTTCATTCAAGTGCTTTGCAGTTATAGTACACTGCCTCTTTACGCCATTGTCTCTCAG ATGGGAAGTAACTACAAGAAAGCGATATTTGAGGAGAATGTGCAGGTTGGTCTTGTTGGTTGGGCACAGAaagtgaagaacaagagagcCAGTAATGGGAACGAAGGTAGCTCTAATGCTGGTACAACCCCTAGTCCTCCTGGTGCTGGTGCAGGTTTTGCAGGAATTCAACTCAGCAGATTAACAAGAAACAACGCAGGGGAGACGACACAAAATGAGATTACACCTGCTCATGTCAACAACCATTGA
- the LOC125584315 gene encoding uncharacterized protein LOC125584315: MALNVRNKLGFIDSMIPKLPETHRDDGSWLRCNDMKILLARFKQDDAPRVYEIEQRLGSIQQGSMDVTTYYTELIRIWKEYKNYVEIPLCTCGKCECNAAQSWSLCRNILMLKPLPNIEDVFNLITQDERQRVVKPSSKVDNVIFQAYGLYVPSTFIGSI, from the exons ATGGCTTTGAATGTGCGCAACAAGCTCGGATTTATTGACAGTATGATTCCTAAACTGCCTGAGACTCATCGTGATGATGGATCTTGGTTAAGATGCAATGATATG AAGATATTGCTAGCTCGTTTCAAGCAAGATGATGCTCCTAGGGTGTATGAGATTGAGCAACGCCTAGGTAGTATCCAACAAGGATCGATGGATGTAACAACATACTACACTGAGTTGATTAGGATATGGAAGGAGTATAAGAACTACGTGGAGATCCCACTCTGCACTTGTGGTAAATGCGAGTGTAATGCTGCTCAATCTTGGAGTCTCTGCAGAAAC ATCTTGATGTTGAAACCTCTCCCGAATATTGAAGATGTGTTTAATCTCATTACTCAAGATGAGAGACAAAGAGTTGTGAAGCCATCTTCGAAGGTTGATAATGTGATCTTTCAGGCTTATGGACTATATGTTCCTTCTACTTTCATTGGATCTATTTGA